One window from the genome of Choloepus didactylus isolate mChoDid1 chromosome 2, mChoDid1.pri, whole genome shotgun sequence encodes:
- the C2H1orf158 gene encoding uncharacterized protein C1orf158 homolog isoform X1: MFSTAVSPQAFYTPSWQTEPKYSTKVLIGNWVEERRKFTRATDKTPPCIYRKEYVPFPDHRADQISRWYGKRRVEGLPYKHLITHHQEPSNRYLISLYDDNYNRHNYNPGLPPRRTWNGQKLLWLPEKTDFPLLAPPTNYGLYEQLKQRWCGPQAGPRESTYRSSYPRPPVSALSRREHAIPVPPCRLHPAPHF; the protein is encoded by the exons ATGTTTTCGACTGCAGTGAGCCCTCAGGCATTTTATACTCCCAGCTGGCAGACTGAACCCAAGTATTCCACCAAAGTGCTCATTGGAAATTGggtggaagagagaaggaag TTCACCAGAGCCACTGATAAGACACCCCCGTGCATTTACAGAAAAGAGTACGTCCCCTTCCCAGACCACAGAGCAGACCAGATCTCCAGGTGGTATGGGAAGAGGCGAGTTGAG GGGCTCCCGTACAAGCACCTCATCACCCACCACCAGGAGCCCTCGAATCGCTACCTTATCAGCTTGTATGACGACAACTACAACCGGCACAATTACAACCCTGGCCTGCCCCCACGCCGCACCTGGAATGGACAGAAGCTGCTGTGGCTACCAGAGAAAACAGACTTCCCCCTCCTCG CTCCCCCTACAAACTATGGACTCTACGAGCAGCTGAAGCAGAGATGGTGTGGACCCCAGGCTGGCCCCAGGGAAAGCACTTACAGGTCATCTTATCCCAGACCACCGGTGTCTGCTCTGTCCCGGCGGGAGCATGCCATCCCGGTCCCTCCCTGCCGCCTGCACCCTGCCCCACACTTCTGA
- the C2H1orf158 gene encoding uncharacterized protein C1orf158 homolog isoform X2 — MFSTAVSPQAFYTPSWQTEPKYSTKVLIGNWVEERRKGLPYKHLITHHQEPSNRYLISLYDDNYNRHNYNPGLPPRRTWNGQKLLWLPEKTDFPLLAPPTNYGLYEQLKQRWCGPQAGPRESTYRSSYPRPPVSALSRREHAIPVPPCRLHPAPHF, encoded by the exons ATGTTTTCGACTGCAGTGAGCCCTCAGGCATTTTATACTCCCAGCTGGCAGACTGAACCCAAGTATTCCACCAAAGTGCTCATTGGAAATTGggtggaagagagaaggaag GGGCTCCCGTACAAGCACCTCATCACCCACCACCAGGAGCCCTCGAATCGCTACCTTATCAGCTTGTATGACGACAACTACAACCGGCACAATTACAACCCTGGCCTGCCCCCACGCCGCACCTGGAATGGACAGAAGCTGCTGTGGCTACCAGAGAAAACAGACTTCCCCCTCCTCG CTCCCCCTACAAACTATGGACTCTACGAGCAGCTGAAGCAGAGATGGTGTGGACCCCAGGCTGGCCCCAGGGAAAGCACTTACAGGTCATCTTATCCCAGACCACCGGTGTCTGCTCTGTCCCGGCGGGAGCATGCCATCCCGGTCCCTCCCTGCCGCCTGCACCCTGCCCCACACTTCTGA